One segment of Desulfosudis oleivorans Hxd3 DNA contains the following:
- a CDS encoding fibronectin type III domain-containing protein yields the protein MRKWIWFFVSVVLFPCIVSAVPQVNYLGQLEADKPAALAVDRDDTLYMICNTGSSSGFIRILNQKTGEEIQVGGKDKEWKDILRHPTGLALYKDRLYVTDAGLDRIAVISKTGEFIESYGSKGSGPGTFNDPADIFVHKGVIYVADTDNDRIQALGDNGVFLHEIGPADAPENRMKKPVQVAVDVSGRIHVVTTDGQIRVYRADGAFLQIAPFPPASAVAMGPDGVFVADASALAVKKYNLDFAPVLSFGTKGEGRAQFLELSALALGGDGTVYVADAKTGRVQIFLPEAGGCTAPLALAPPPTSARWTRAIAVDPDRTLSCIVARENNTLYAVDDKKGVICVFKEGEPVAEVAVGDGVAPESLAFDAAGDMYVLARQQVIKVDPDGKVNYTFGVSGSTSVFGAKPDDLVITRTGAVCVTDRKEKKIKIYNTDGIFIRAITTADGQTPLQEPIALAADDTGALCVLDAGHKAVFRFSPDGLSINGFAVGDAAAVPVDLAVSRDHVYVLDGKAGHVRMFSPEGRQLARFVATGSEPGSLDRPVSIAARGDAGFLVSDPGNQRIQAFAVVYTPDPPTGVTAQGGPRSVSLEWEKTGSRLVEGYRIYRMEQTGTPGLSAVATTADNHYVDTTPIPGKAYLYMVTAMAVQGNESALSSPCFATAEKLTAQPPTALAAQPQDFSVDLAWQPSPSAHLAEYVIYRDSGEIARTTDTNFTDTDLAPETAYEYAVSAVSVDGVVSDAVTAAVTTRVTTRPPVEIDVIKLSDIFSNTYKTYETNGIGTVNIRNNTKDHISRLNVLFTIKNFMDFASETVITDLGPGKSQVVPVKAVFNDKILDVTEDTPVQTEITAAYYVSGELKTFSAKQSINVYEKHKMTWDDAKRIGAFVTTKDPVVMEFARAVTTQYEHTADPLISGCILFDAMGALGIRYTKDPSNSYQETRDNTQLIDYLQYPRETLQRKSGDCDDLVILYAAALESVGIRIRFVEVPDHILMMFEINGTRHLGTDTMNELLVIEDERVWVPVEVTKVGKPFADAWEAGSRNYYRWKGRDLSSLDLDTAWAAYKPANLPVSAFRVQPISREAMDKRFDNEFNVIRKTCVKIRNRALFARLQEAPDDNAARLQLGIAYAGYSVYDEARSLFNAILTTEPAHAAALNNMGNIFFLEQAYEKAADAYTRAAAADPEDPLVRINLAMSLLKTGQKAAAKKAFDEACGMSPDITKQYRSLGLQLIGAR from the coding sequence ATGCGTAAATGGATATGGTTTTTCGTTTCCGTTGTTCTTTTCCCCTGTATTGTGTCCGCGGTTCCCCAGGTCAATTACCTGGGCCAGCTGGAAGCGGACAAACCGGCAGCCCTTGCCGTGGACCGGGATGACACCCTCTACATGATCTGCAACACCGGTTCCTCTTCGGGCTTCATCCGCATCCTCAACCAGAAAACCGGAGAGGAGATCCAGGTCGGGGGCAAGGACAAAGAGTGGAAAGACATCCTTCGGCACCCCACCGGGCTTGCGCTCTACAAAGACCGGCTCTATGTCACCGATGCCGGGCTCGACAGAATCGCTGTTATTTCCAAAACCGGAGAGTTTATCGAAAGTTACGGCAGCAAAGGAAGTGGCCCCGGCACGTTCAACGACCCGGCCGATATCTTTGTACACAAGGGAGTGATCTATGTAGCGGACACCGATAACGACCGCATTCAGGCGCTGGGCGACAACGGGGTTTTCCTGCACGAGATCGGGCCGGCCGATGCCCCGGAAAACCGGATGAAAAAGCCGGTGCAAGTGGCGGTGGATGTGTCGGGCCGTATTCACGTTGTGACGACCGACGGTCAGATCCGGGTTTATCGGGCTGACGGCGCCTTTCTCCAGATCGCCCCTTTCCCGCCGGCCAGTGCCGTGGCCATGGGCCCGGACGGGGTGTTCGTGGCCGATGCCAGTGCCCTTGCCGTGAAAAAATACAACCTTGATTTTGCGCCGGTGCTCTCTTTCGGCACAAAAGGGGAAGGCCGCGCCCAGTTCCTGGAGCTCTCCGCCCTGGCCCTGGGCGGGGACGGAACGGTTTACGTGGCCGACGCCAAAACCGGCAGAGTCCAGATATTTCTGCCCGAAGCCGGGGGGTGCACCGCGCCGCTGGCCCTGGCGCCCCCGCCTACATCGGCCCGGTGGACACGGGCCATCGCTGTGGACCCGGACCGGACGCTCTCCTGTATCGTCGCCAGGGAAAACAATACCCTTTATGCCGTGGATGACAAAAAAGGGGTGATCTGCGTCTTCAAGGAAGGCGAGCCGGTCGCTGAAGTGGCGGTGGGCGACGGCGTGGCGCCCGAGTCGCTGGCCTTTGACGCAGCAGGCGACATGTATGTGCTGGCCCGCCAGCAGGTCATCAAGGTAGATCCCGACGGCAAGGTGAACTATACCTTTGGCGTTTCGGGGAGTACCAGCGTCTTCGGGGCCAAACCCGACGACCTGGTGATCACCCGGACCGGTGCCGTATGCGTCACCGACAGAAAAGAAAAAAAGATAAAAATCTACAACACCGACGGCATCTTTATTCGGGCCATTACCACCGCCGACGGCCAGACCCCGCTTCAGGAACCCATTGCCCTTGCCGCTGACGACACCGGGGCGCTTTGCGTGCTGGATGCCGGGCATAAGGCGGTGTTCCGTTTTTCCCCGGACGGCCTGTCCATAAACGGTTTTGCGGTGGGCGACGCCGCAGCGGTCCCCGTGGACCTTGCGGTTTCCAGAGACCATGTATATGTGCTGGATGGTAAGGCCGGCCATGTCCGGATGTTTTCCCCGGAGGGCCGCCAGCTGGCCCGTTTCGTGGCAACCGGCTCTGAACCGGGAAGCCTGGACCGGCCGGTTTCCATAGCGGCAAGGGGCGATGCCGGGTTTCTCGTCTCCGATCCGGGCAACCAGCGCATTCAGGCGTTTGCCGTTGTCTACACCCCGGACCCGCCGACCGGCGTAACAGCCCAGGGCGGCCCGAGAAGCGTTTCTCTTGAATGGGAAAAAACCGGCAGCCGCCTGGTGGAGGGCTACCGGATTTACCGGATGGAACAGACCGGAACCCCCGGCTTAAGCGCCGTTGCCACAACAGCGGACAACCATTATGTGGACACAACCCCCATTCCGGGAAAAGCGTATCTTTACATGGTCACCGCCATGGCGGTTCAGGGAAACGAAAGCGCCCTGTCATCCCCCTGTTTTGCCACCGCTGAAAAGCTGACCGCGCAACCGCCCACGGCCCTGGCCGCGCAACCCCAGGACTTCTCCGTGGACCTGGCATGGCAGCCCAGCCCCTCTGCCCACCTGGCCGAATATGTGATCTATCGCGACTCCGGGGAGATCGCCCGGACCACGGACACGAATTTTACAGACACGGATCTGGCGCCGGAAACCGCCTATGAATATGCCGTCTCCGCGGTCAGTGTCGACGGCGTCGTCAGCGATGCCGTCACCGCCGCCGTTACCACCCGGGTGACCACCCGGCCCCCGGTGGAGATCGACGTGATCAAGCTGTCCGACATCTTCTCCAATACCTATAAAACTTACGAAACCAACGGCATCGGCACAGTAAACATCCGCAACAACACCAAGGACCATATCTCCAGGCTCAATGTGCTGTTTACCATCAAGAACTTTATGGATTTCGCCTCTGAAACCGTGATCACCGACCTGGGGCCGGGCAAAAGCCAGGTGGTGCCCGTCAAGGCGGTGTTCAACGATAAAATCCTGGACGTGACCGAAGACACACCGGTGCAGACCGAGATCACCGCCGCCTATTATGTAAGCGGTGAGCTGAAAACCTTTTCCGCCAAGCAGAGCATCAATGTGTATGAAAAGCACAAGATGACCTGGGACGACGCAAAGCGGATCGGCGCCTTTGTCACCACAAAGGATCCGGTGGTCATGGAGTTTGCACGGGCCGTCACCACCCAGTACGAACACACGGCCGACCCCCTGATCAGCGGCTGCATTCTCTTTGACGCCATGGGTGCACTGGGCATCCGCTACACAAAAGACCCCTCCAACTCTTATCAGGAGACACGGGACAACACCCAGCTGATTGACTATCTCCAGTATCCCAGGGAAACCCTTCAGCGCAAGTCCGGCGACTGCGATGACCTGGTGATTCTCTATGCCGCGGCACTGGAAAGCGTGGGCATCAGGATCCGGTTTGTCGAAGTGCCCGACCACATCCTCATGATGTTTGAAATCAACGGCACCCGGCACCTGGGCACGGACACCATGAACGAACTGCTGGTGATCGAGGATGAACGGGTATGGGTACCGGTGGAGGTGACAAAGGTGGGCAAGCCCTTTGCCGATGCATGGGAAGCGGGCAGCCGGAACTACTATCGATGGAAGGGCCGGGACCTTTCCTCCCTGGACCTTGACACGGCATGGGCGGCATACAAGCCGGCCAACCTGCCGGTGTCCGCCTTCAGGGTGCAGCCGATATCCCGTGAGGCCATGGACAAGCGGTTTGACAATGAGTTTAATGTGATTCGCAAAACATGTGTAAAGATCCGGAACCGGGCACTGTTTGCCCGGCTGCAGGAGGCCCCGGACGACAACGCGGCCCGGCTGCAACTGGGCATCGCCTATGCCGGATACAGTGTTTATGATGAGGCCCGCTCCCTGTTTAACGCGATCCTGACGACCGAACCGGCCCACGCCGCGGCCCTCAACAACATGGGAAACATCTTTTTTCTGGAACAGGCTTACGAAAAAGCGGCGGACGCCTATACCAGGGCGGCGGCCGCGGACCCCGAAGACCCGCTGGTGCGGATCAATCTTGCCATGTCCCTGCTGAAAACCGGGCAGAAAGCAGCGGCCAAAAAAGCGTTTGACGAGGCCTGCGGCATGTCGCCCGATATCACCAAACAGTATCGCAGCCTGGGCCTTCAATTGATCGGCGCCAGGTAG
- a CDS encoding tetratricopeptide repeat protein, whose amino-acid sequence MKPLTIVALVLVLALAVGPAFTEEKSGFWDTLLKKINRIASHGPQGKSYTSVVGIRGAETDEETDNLYWKGLEQPAPTEEDAGLAEEASLAAFRQAVAYAVEGNPDQALEAFHSFIDAYPESELCGDATTAIAKLESDIAVVPAEEIPTAAPAPAAP is encoded by the coding sequence ATGAAACCATTGACCATCGTAGCGCTGGTGCTGGTACTTGCCCTGGCGGTGGGCCCGGCTTTTACAGAAGAAAAGAGCGGGTTCTGGGACACGCTGCTCAAAAAGATAAACCGGATCGCGTCCCACGGCCCTCAGGGGAAATCCTATACATCGGTGGTGGGCATACGGGGAGCGGAAACAGACGAGGAGACCGACAACCTCTACTGGAAAGGGCTGGAACAGCCGGCGCCGACTGAAGAGGATGCCGGCCTTGCCGAAGAAGCATCCCTGGCTGCCTTCCGGCAGGCGGTGGCCTATGCCGTTGAAGGAAACCCCGACCAGGCCCTTGAAGCCTTTCATTCCTTTATCGATGCCTATCCGGAAAGTGAGCTGTGTGGTGATGCAACTACGGCCATTGCAAAACTGGAAAGCGATATCGCCGTGGTACCGGCGGAGGAAATACCCACCGCGGCCCCTGCTCCCGCTGCTCCGTAA
- a CDS encoding protein kinase family protein: protein MTDAPETEKKVTDLDRVLNYFMLLFKRQTGAGPGAASEVEPLQTVSGRSRMVTYDLHVDHDNMRSSRRMTLGPIGEGSGSKSKCYLAIYDSKLVVKVPPVPITDFNKYIASIKKEQEIARTVSPRECIVPGISVILSKIHPFPDEGRISAELLENAYIALLEETPELAEFLKIDGGFVFFMDLAKYVFLADAIALFHDAEEKLPAEILRDPSILDDLEKFEGRYGMENIHVGMALERVYADYENRVRKLMIRSGAASSLLLYKLQQWFFSYLSGNPVKPQGRDLTESFASQLNALLKEVADAHRETVEGYITMVSNFLSATTFSRRKLQMEGVVANILELLSWLKRKNVAIRDIKPDNLLVAGDPEKYPNFLSSPETYRIGLIDVETAVDFAPGAGETIAQPPLGGTPFYATPLHLFKNGALLSAYRDMKRAFYLQDWFAVIAMIYGAVVGSYLFPRTARQVVSLTKKIQKAVKAKQPIEQVMAGANRLFWPGAVAEFEENMGKNRDRLAALRVACFEPVRTMFIEELAIENGEADRRIKQLIGNQSFFKNKQNREQLYLFSPEKLADILEKIADKKESDPLSFAALEQIGRLKQAMQRNARTIALFRAETPNLSVYALLEIMFSIVRNFMDSPPAGPAGD, encoded by the coding sequence ATGACGGATGCACCGGAAACCGAAAAAAAAGTGACCGACCTCGACAGGGTGCTGAACTACTTTATGCTGCTGTTCAAGCGCCAGACCGGAGCGGGGCCGGGGGCGGCCTCTGAGGTCGAGCCGTTGCAGACCGTGTCCGGCCGGTCACGGATGGTCACCTACGACCTTCATGTGGACCATGACAACATGCGAAGCTCCCGTCGCATGACCCTGGGGCCCATCGGCGAGGGGTCGGGCAGCAAGAGCAAGTGTTATCTGGCCATCTACGACAGTAAGCTGGTGGTCAAGGTGCCGCCGGTGCCCATCACCGATTTTAATAAATATATCGCCAGCATCAAGAAAGAACAGGAGATCGCCAGGACCGTTTCTCCCCGGGAGTGCATCGTTCCAGGCATATCGGTCATCCTGAGCAAGATTCATCCGTTTCCCGATGAGGGCCGGATCAGCGCCGAACTGCTTGAAAATGCCTATATCGCTCTGCTGGAAGAGACCCCCGAGCTTGCGGAATTTCTGAAGATCGACGGTGGGTTTGTCTTTTTCATGGACCTTGCCAAGTATGTGTTTCTGGCCGACGCCATCGCCCTGTTCCATGATGCCGAAGAAAAACTGCCCGCTGAGATCCTGCGGGACCCGTCTATCCTGGATGACCTTGAAAAGTTTGAAGGCCGGTACGGCATGGAAAATATCCATGTGGGCATGGCCCTGGAACGGGTGTATGCGGATTATGAGAACCGGGTCCGAAAACTGATGATCCGTTCCGGGGCTGCTTCATCGCTGCTGCTTTACAAGCTGCAGCAGTGGTTTTTTTCCTATCTTTCCGGAAACCCGGTAAAGCCCCAGGGCCGGGACCTGACCGAGTCCTTTGCGTCCCAGCTCAACGCGCTTCTCAAAGAGGTGGCGGATGCGCATCGGGAAACCGTGGAGGGCTACATCACCATGGTCAGCAATTTTCTTTCCGCCACCACCTTTTCCAGACGCAAGCTTCAGATGGAGGGCGTGGTGGCCAACATTCTGGAGCTGCTCTCCTGGCTGAAACGGAAAAACGTTGCCATTCGGGATATCAAGCCGGACAATCTGCTGGTGGCCGGTGATCCGGAAAAGTACCCAAATTTCCTGTCGTCCCCGGAGACTTATCGTATCGGGTTGATTGACGTTGAGACCGCCGTGGATTTTGCGCCCGGCGCCGGCGAGACCATTGCCCAGCCCCCCCTGGGCGGCACGCCCTTCTACGCGACCCCGTTGCACCTCTTTAAAAACGGCGCCTTGCTTTCCGCTTACAGGGATATGAAAAGGGCCTTTTACCTTCAGGACTGGTTTGCCGTGATCGCCATGATATACGGCGCCGTGGTGGGAAGCTACCTGTTTCCCCGAACGGCCCGGCAGGTAGTGTCGCTGACAAAAAAAATACAGAAGGCCGTCAAGGCAAAACAGCCCATCGAGCAGGTCATGGCCGGTGCCAACCGCCTGTTCTGGCCCGGTGCCGTGGCCGAGTTTGAGGAGAACATGGGAAAAAACCGGGATCGCCTGGCGGCCCTTCGGGTGGCCTGTTTTGAACCGGTGCGGACGATGTTTATCGAAGAGCTGGCCATCGAAAACGGGGAGGCGGATCGCCGGATAAAGCAACTGATCGGAAACCAGTCCTTTTTCAAGAATAAGCAGAACCGGGAACAGCTCTATCTTTTTTCACCGGAAAAACTGGCCGACATTTTAGAGAAAATCGCGGACAAAAAAGAGAGTGACCCTCTGTCTTTTGCGGCCCTTGAGCAGATCGGCCGGCTCAAGCAGGCGATGCAGCGCAATGCCCGCACCATCGCCCTGTTTCGGGCGGAGACCCCCAACCTGTCGGTCTACGCCCTGCTGGAGATCATGTTTTCCATTGTACGGAATTTTATGGATTCCCCACCCGCCGGCCCTGCTGGCGACTGA
- a CDS encoding MBL fold metallo-hydrolase encodes MERCKSLLLPQEKHLAVCVLASGSRGNAVFISGPDTAILVDAGLSGVEIERRLATIGVNPRSLDAIVISHEHTDHVRGAGILCRRHKLPLYITAPTHKAALAQLGGIDDCRYFACGQSFSINTLTIHPFSLSHDARDPSGFTFQSGGAKAGLATDLGVATTMVREHLKGCGALILEANHDAEMLLNGSYPWPVKQRIKSRNGHLSNDDSMRLLAELDHKDLAHVVLAHLSHENNTPERALATVGAALRDSRASLSVALQDQCGKMFHL; translated from the coding sequence TTGGAACGCTGTAAATCACTATTGCTGCCTCAGGAAAAGCATCTTGCTGTCTGTGTTCTGGCCAGCGGCAGCCGCGGCAACGCTGTTTTTATCTCCGGCCCGGACACCGCCATTCTGGTGGACGCCGGGCTTTCAGGCGTTGAAATCGAGAGACGGCTGGCCACCATCGGTGTGAATCCCCGGTCCCTGGATGCCATTGTTATTTCCCATGAACATACCGACCATGTGCGGGGGGCAGGGATTCTCTGCCGCCGTCACAAACTCCCCCTTTATATTACCGCCCCAACTCACAAGGCGGCCCTTGCCCAGCTGGGCGGCATTGATGATTGCCGCTATTTTGCCTGCGGCCAGAGCTTTTCCATCAACACCCTGACCATTCATCCGTTTTCCCTTTCCCACGACGCGCGGGATCCGTCGGGGTTTACCTTTCAGTCCGGCGGGGCCAAGGCCGGGCTGGCCACCGACCTGGGCGTGGCCACCACCATGGTCCGGGAACATCTCAAGGGGTGCGGCGCTCTGATCCTTGAGGCCAACCATGACGCGGAGATGCTGCTCAACGGATCCTATCCATGGCCGGTGAAGCAGCGCATCAAGAGCCGGAACGGGCACCTTTCCAACGATGATTCCATGCGGCTGCTGGCCGAACTGGACCACAAGGATCTGGCCCATGTGGTCCTGGCCCATCTGAGCCACGAAAATAACACGCCGGAGCGTGCCCTTGCCACGGTGGGCGCCGCCCTGAGGGACAGCAGGGCCTCTCTTTCCGTGGCCCTGCAGGACCAGTGTGGAAAGATGTTCCATCTCTGA
- the dut gene encoding dUTP diphosphatase produces the protein MNPSTDSPAPVVNILRVRPEADADIDLPRYMTPNAAGMDLQAALEEDLTVGKGQIALVPTGFAVELPPGYEAQIRPRSGLAVRHGIGLINSPGTIDADYRGEVQVAVINLGPSDFTIHRKDRIAQMVIQPVCRARLAPVDELTPTDRGPGGFGHTGV, from the coding sequence GTGAACCCTTCCACGGACAGTCCGGCACCGGTGGTCAACATACTCCGGGTCCGGCCAGAGGCCGACGCCGATATCGACCTGCCCCGCTACATGACACCAAATGCCGCGGGAATGGACCTGCAGGCGGCCCTGGAAGAAGACCTCACGGTGGGAAAGGGGCAAATCGCCCTTGTGCCCACCGGCTTTGCCGTGGAACTGCCGCCGGGATATGAGGCCCAGATTCGTCCCAGAAGCGGCCTTGCCGTCCGCCATGGCATCGGCCTGATCAACTCGCCCGGCACCATTGACGCGGACTACCGGGGTGAGGTGCAGGTGGCCGTGATCAACTTGGGGCCATCCGATTTTACCATTCACCGGAAAGACCGCATCGCCCAGATGGTGATTCAACCGGTCTGCCGGGCCCGGCTGGCGCCGGTGGACGAGCTGACCCCCACGGACCGGGGCCCCGGCGGCTTCGGTCACACCGGCGTATGA
- the pnp gene encoding polyribonucleotide nucleotidyltransferase, with the protein MTEHVFEATVNGKPFTIKTGRLAKQAAGAALVQYGETIVLVTVAAATEPKEDADFLPLSVEYQEKIYSAGRIPGNYFRREIGRPSEKETLTCRLTDRPIRPLFPAGYTFETQVITTVLSMDRENDPDVLSIVGASAALTISDLPFDGPLAAVRVGRLNGTLVANPTNTELDDCDINIVVAGSRSGVVMVEGGSNVVSEAEMLEAIFFGHNALLPLIDIQDQMRNACGKPKRVIVPPEKDTELETRIAELVGDAVAQAVTEPEKDARKSALSKVRENLFQGLGEAFADRKREIKGLFSDLVKKVCRDIVLNQGRRIDGRAFDEVRPISCEVGVLPRTHGSALFTRGETQVLGVMTLGSGHDEQRVETLFGDETRPFMLHYNFPPFCVGEVKRVMGPSRRDIGHGNLAHRGISYVLPDKETFDYTIRLVSEVLESNGSSSMGTVCSCILALMDGGVPIKAPVSGIAMGLVADGDKVAVLSDILGDEDHFGDMDFKVTGTEKGITALQMDIKIKSLSREILEKALHQAKDGRIHILGKMLEALSHYRDDISPYAPKIYIVKIHPDKIREIIGPGGKVIRELQAMSNTRIEVDDSGTVKIAASTEEEARIAIKAVEDIGRVPEPGEIYEGEVVRITDFGAFIQIKNGTDGLCHISELEHHHVKSVTDVVKMGDKVRVKVLEVSPEGKIRLSRKALLPAPEKGEEDEKSAPRSRRPGGNSDRRNNR; encoded by the coding sequence ATGACAGAACACGTATTTGAAGCAACCGTAAACGGCAAGCCGTTTACTATTAAGACCGGCCGGCTGGCCAAACAGGCCGCCGGCGCCGCCCTTGTCCAGTACGGGGAAACCATCGTCCTGGTGACGGTGGCGGCGGCTACTGAGCCCAAGGAAGACGCGGATTTTCTGCCGCTTTCCGTGGAGTATCAGGAGAAAATATACTCCGCCGGCCGAATTCCGGGCAACTACTTTCGCCGGGAGATAGGGCGGCCCAGTGAAAAAGAGACACTGACCTGCCGCCTGACCGACCGACCCATACGGCCTCTGTTTCCCGCCGGATACACCTTTGAAACCCAGGTCATCACCACGGTGCTGTCCATGGACCGGGAAAACGATCCGGACGTGCTTTCCATTGTGGGCGCGTCCGCGGCCCTGACCATTTCGGATCTTCCCTTTGACGGTCCCCTGGCCGCGGTCCGCGTGGGCCGCCTGAACGGCACCCTGGTGGCCAACCCCACCAACACCGAGCTGGACGACTGCGATATCAATATTGTGGTGGCGGGATCGCGCTCCGGCGTGGTCATGGTGGAAGGCGGCAGCAACGTGGTGAGCGAGGCCGAGATGCTGGAAGCCATCTTTTTCGGCCACAACGCCCTTTTGCCGCTGATCGATATTCAGGACCAGATGCGAAACGCCTGCGGAAAGCCCAAGCGGGTCATCGTGCCGCCGGAAAAAGACACTGAGCTGGAGACCCGAATTGCGGAGCTGGTGGGCGACGCCGTTGCCCAGGCAGTGACGGAGCCTGAAAAGGACGCCCGGAAAAGCGCGCTGTCCAAGGTGAGGGAAAACCTGTTCCAGGGCCTTGGCGAGGCCTTTGCCGACCGGAAAAGGGAGATCAAGGGCCTTTTTTCGGACCTGGTCAAGAAGGTGTGCCGGGACATCGTGCTCAACCAGGGCCGGCGCATTGACGGCCGAGCCTTTGACGAGGTCCGGCCCATCAGCTGTGAGGTGGGTGTGCTGCCCAGAACCCACGGCAGCGCCCTGTTCACCCGGGGCGAGACCCAGGTGCTCGGCGTGATGACTCTGGGGTCGGGCCATGATGAACAGCGGGTGGAGACCCTGTTCGGGGACGAGACCCGGCCCTTCATGCTGCATTACAATTTTCCGCCCTTCTGCGTGGGCGAGGTCAAACGGGTTATGGGCCCCAGCCGCCGGGACATCGGCCACGGCAACCTGGCCCACCGGGGCATCTCCTATGTGCTGCCCGACAAGGAGACCTTTGATTACACCATCCGGCTGGTTTCCGAAGTGCTCGAATCCAACGGTTCCTCTTCCATGGGAACCGTTTGCTCCTGCATCCTGGCTCTGATGGATGGCGGCGTGCCGATCAAGGCCCCGGTGTCCGGTATCGCCATGGGCCTGGTGGCTGACGGCGACAAGGTGGCCGTGCTTTCCGATATCCTTGGTGATGAAGATCATTTCGGCGACATGGACTTCAAGGTTACAGGCACGGAAAAGGGCATTACCGCGCTTCAGATGGACATCAAGATCAAGTCCCTTTCCCGGGAGATTCTGGAAAAGGCCCTGCACCAGGCCAAGGATGGCCGTATCCATATCCTGGGCAAGATGCTGGAGGCCCTCTCCCATTACCGGGACGATATCTCTCCGTATGCGCCCAAGATTTACATCGTCAAGATTCATCCCGACAAGATTCGGGAGATCATCGGTCCGGGCGGCAAGGTGATTCGTGAGCTTCAGGCCATGAGTAACACCCGCATCGAGGTGGATGATTCAGGCACCGTCAAGATTGCCGCATCCACGGAAGAAGAGGCCAGAATCGCCATCAAGGCGGTGGAGGATATCGGAAGGGTGCCCGAGCCCGGCGAGATATACGAGGGCGAGGTGGTTCGGATTACCGATTTTGGCGCTTTTATCCAGATCAAAAACGGTACCGACGGGCTCTGTCATATTTCGGAGCTGGAACACCACCATGTCAAGAGCGTTACCGATGTGGTCAAGATGGGCGACAAGGTGAGGGTCAAGGTGCTGGAGGTCAGCCCTGAAGGCAAGATCCGCTTGAGCCGAAAGGCCCTGCTGCCGGCCCCTGAAAAGGGCGAGGAGGACGAGAAAAGCGCCCCCCGTTCACGTCGGCCCGGCGGCAACTCCGACCGGCGAAACAACAGGTAG
- the rpsO gene encoding 30S ribosomal protein S15 gives MAYTTEVKKELISKFKVHDADTGSPEVQIALLTHRITYLTEHVKVHKKDHHSRRGLLILVGKRRKLLNYVKNKDVNRYRDIISTLGLRR, from the coding sequence ATGGCCTACACAACGGAAGTAAAAAAAGAACTGATCAGCAAATTCAAGGTACACGACGCCGACACGGGGTCGCCCGAGGTGCAGATCGCGCTGTTGACCCACCGCATTACATATCTCACCGAGCACGTGAAGGTTCACAAAAAGGACCACCACTCGCGAAGAGGGCTGCTGATCCTGGTGGGAAAGCGCAGAAAACTGCTTAATTATGTCAAGAACAAGGATGTGAACCGCTACAGGGACATCATCAGCACACTGGGGTTGAGAAGATAA
- the truB gene encoding tRNA pseudouridine(55) synthase TruB, producing the protein MTEQPDGIIVVNKPAGITSAKVVALVKRHTGARKVGHAGTLDPFATGVLVCLINRATRLAEFFLASDKTYAAVMCLGVETDTQDRTGTVTAVCDTSLQTVSDDAIRRVMTSFEGEGEQRPPAFSAVKHQGVPLYRLARQGVYVEKPARPVVISSLTVQEICWPMVRFEVTCSSGTYIRTLCADMGRALGCGGHLYALERTRAGGFDLARAVDLEHLADLCKAGKATDLLVPMSEALSGMPRFTAPPSLAGRIAAGGQLTAADFAGFPAADAEGYFQVTDADGRLLAVVQRHEETYRYRCVLAG; encoded by the coding sequence ATGACGGAGCAGCCGGACGGGATCATCGTGGTCAACAAGCCGGCCGGCATCACCTCCGCGAAGGTGGTGGCCCTTGTGAAACGCCACACCGGCGCGCGCAAGGTCGGCCATGCCGGCACCCTGGACCCCTTTGCCACCGGGGTGCTGGTCTGCCTGATCAACCGGGCCACGCGGCTGGCTGAGTTTTTTCTGGCCAGTGACAAGACCTATGCGGCGGTCATGTGCCTGGGCGTGGAAACCGATACCCAGGACCGCACCGGAACGGTCACGGCCGTCTGCGACACCTCCCTGCAAACCGTTTCAGATGATGCGATCCGGCGCGTGATGACCTCCTTTGAGGGTGAAGGTGAACAGCGGCCCCCGGCGTTTTCGGCGGTCAAGCACCAGGGCGTTCCTCTGTACCGGCTGGCCCGGCAGGGGGTTTATGTTGAAAAACCGGCTCGGCCGGTGGTGATTTCGTCGTTGACGGTGCAGGAGATATGTTGGCCCATGGTCCGGTTTGAGGTGACCTGCTCATCGGGTACCTACATACGAACCCTGTGCGCGGACATGGGCCGGGCCCTGGGTTGCGGCGGGCATCTTTACGCCCTTGAAAGAACGCGGGCCGGCGGTTTTGATCTGGCCCGGGCCGTGGACCTGGAGCACCTGGCGGACCTGTGCAAAGCCGGGAAAGCAACGGACCTGCTGGTCCCCATGAGCGAGGCATTGTCCGGTATGCCCCGATTTACGGCCCCGCCGTCGCTGGCAGGCAGGATCGCCGCCGGAGGGCAGCTGACGGCAGCGGATTTTGCCGGTTTTCCGGCCGCCGATGCCGAAGGGTATTTTCAGGTTACAGACGCCGACGGCCGGTTGCTGGCCGTGGTCCAGCGTCATGAAGAAACCTACCGGTATCGGTGTGTGCTGGCCGGATAA